The following coding sequences are from one Zalophus californianus isolate mZalCal1 chromosome 5, mZalCal1.pri.v2, whole genome shotgun sequence window:
- the PDLIM7 gene encoding PDZ and LIM domain protein 7 isoform X2, with protein sequence MESFKVVLEGPAPWGFRLQGGKDFNVPLSISRLTPGGKAAQAGVAVGDWVLSIDGENAGGLTHIEAQNKIRACGERLSLGLSRAQPAQSKPQKALAPAADPPRYTFAPSASLNKTARPFGAPLPADSALQQNGCRPLTSQQPLRPLAPDASKQRLMEDTEDWRPRPGTGQSRSFRILAHLTGTEFMQDPDEEHLKKSSQVPRTEAPAPASATPQEPWPALAGPTAPSPTSRPPWAVDPAFAERYAPDKTSTVLTRHSQPATPTPLQNRTSIVQAAAGGATGAGGGNNGKTPVCHHCHKVIRGRYLVALGHAYHPEEFVCSQCGKVLEEGGFFEEKGAIFCPPCYDVRYAPSCAKCKKKITGEIMHALKMTWHVHCFTCAACKTPIRNRAFYMEEGAPYCERDYEKMFGTKCRGCDFKIDAGDRFLEALGFSWHDTCFVCAICQINLEGKTFYSKKDKPLCKSHAFSHV encoded by the exons ATGGAGTCCTTCAAGGTGGTGCTGGAGGGGCCAGCACCTTGGGGCTTTCGGCTGCAGGGGGGCAAGGACTTCAATGTGCCCCTCTCCATCTCCAGG CTCACTCCTGGAGGCAAAGCTGCACAGGCCGGTGTGGCTGTGGGTGACTGGGTGCTAAGCATCGATGGAGAGAATGCCGGGGGCCTTACGCACATTGAAGCCCAGAACAAGATTCGTGCCTGTGGGGAGCGCCTCAGCCTGGGTCTCAGCAG ggCCCAGCCGGCTCAGAGCAAACCGCAGAAG GCCCTGGCCCCTGCCGCGGACCCCCCGCGGTACACCTTTGCACCCAGCGCCTCCCTCAACAAGACGGCCCGGCCCTTCGGGGCGCCCCTGCCCGCTGACAGCGCCCTGCAGCAGAATGG GTGCAGACCCCTGACAAGTCA ACAGCCCCTCCGGCCGCTGGCCCCAGACGCCAGCAAGCAGCGGCTGATGGAGGACACAGAGGACTGGCGGCCTCGGCCCGGGACAGGCCAGTCCCGTTCCTTCCGCATCCTTGCCCACCTCACGGGCACCGAGTTCA TGCAAGACCCGGATGAGGAGCACCTGAAGAAGTCAAG CCAGGTGCCCAGGACagaagccccagccccagcctcagctACACCCCAGGAACCCTGGCCTG CCCTGGCAGGCCCTACCGCCCCCAGTCCCACTAGCCGCCCACCCTGGGCTGTGGACCCCGCATTTGCTGAGCGCTACGCCCCGGACAAGACGAGCACGGTGCTGACCCggcacagccagccagccacgCCCACGCCTCTGCAGAACCGCACCTCCATCGTGCAGGCGGCCGCTGGAGGGGCCACGGGAGCAGGCGGTGGCAACAATGGCAAGACTCCTGTGTGCCACCATTGCCACAAGGTCATCCG GGGCCGCTACCTGGTTGCGCTGGGCCATGCATACCACCCCGAGGAATTTGTGTGCAGCCAGTGTGGGAAGGTCCTGGAAGAGGGCGGTTTCTTTGAGGAGAAGGGTGCCATCTTCTGCCCACCCTGCTATGATGTGCGCTATGCACCCAGCTGTGCCAAGTGCAAGAAGAAGATCACAGGC GAGATCATGCATGCCCTAAAGATGACCTGGCACGTGCACTGCTTCACCTGTGCGGCCTGCAAGACGCCCATTCGGAACAGGGCCTTCTACATGGAGGAAGGCGCACCCTACTGCGAGCGAG ACTATGAGAAGATGTTTGGCACAAAATGCCGGGGCTGTGACTTCAAGATCGACGCAGGGGACCGCTTCCTGGAGGCGCTGGGCTTCAGCTGGCATGACACTTGCTTTGTGTGTGCG ATATGCCAGATCAACCTGGAAGGAAAGACTTTCTACTCCAAGAAGGACAAGCCCCTCTGCAAGAGCCACGCCTTCTCCCACGTGTGA
- the PDLIM7 gene encoding PDZ and LIM domain protein 7 isoform X9 produces the protein MESFKVVLEGPAPWGFRLQGGKDFNVPLSISRLTPGGKAAQAGVAVGDWVLSIDGENAGGLTHIEAQNKIRACGERLSLGLSRAQPAQSKPQKVQTPDKQPLRPLAPDASKQRLMEDTEDWRPRPGTGQSRSFRILAHLTGTEFMQDPDEEHLKKSSQVPRTEAPAPASATPQEPWPGPTAPSPTSRPPWAVDPAFAERYAPDKTSTVLTRHSQPATPTPLQNRTSIVQAAAGGATGAGGGNNGKTPVCHHCHKVIRGRYLVALGHAYHPEEFVCSQCGKVLEEGGFFEEKGAIFCPPCYDVRYAPSCAKCKKKITGEIMHALKMTWHVHCFTCAACKTPIRNRAFYMEEGAPYCERDYEKMFGTKCRGCDFKIDAGDRFLEALGFSWHDTCFVCAICQINLEGKTFYSKKDKPLCKSHAFSHV, from the exons ATGGAGTCCTTCAAGGTGGTGCTGGAGGGGCCAGCACCTTGGGGCTTTCGGCTGCAGGGGGGCAAGGACTTCAATGTGCCCCTCTCCATCTCCAGG CTCACTCCTGGAGGCAAAGCTGCACAGGCCGGTGTGGCTGTGGGTGACTGGGTGCTAAGCATCGATGGAGAGAATGCCGGGGGCCTTACGCACATTGAAGCCCAGAACAAGATTCGTGCCTGTGGGGAGCGCCTCAGCCTGGGTCTCAGCAG ggCCCAGCCGGCTCAGAGCAAACCGCAGAAG GTGCAGACCCCTGACAA ACAGCCCCTCCGGCCGCTGGCCCCAGACGCCAGCAAGCAGCGGCTGATGGAGGACACAGAGGACTGGCGGCCTCGGCCCGGGACAGGCCAGTCCCGTTCCTTCCGCATCCTTGCCCACCTCACGGGCACCGAGTTCA TGCAAGACCCGGATGAGGAGCACCTGAAGAAGTCAAG CCAGGTGCCCAGGACagaagccccagccccagcctcagctACACCCCAGGAACCCTGGCCTG GCCCTACCGCCCCCAGTCCCACTAGCCGCCCACCCTGGGCTGTGGACCCCGCATTTGCTGAGCGCTACGCCCCGGACAAGACGAGCACGGTGCTGACCCggcacagccagccagccacgCCCACGCCTCTGCAGAACCGCACCTCCATCGTGCAGGCGGCCGCTGGAGGGGCCACGGGAGCAGGCGGTGGCAACAATGGCAAGACTCCTGTGTGCCACCATTGCCACAAGGTCATCCG GGGCCGCTACCTGGTTGCGCTGGGCCATGCATACCACCCCGAGGAATTTGTGTGCAGCCAGTGTGGGAAGGTCCTGGAAGAGGGCGGTTTCTTTGAGGAGAAGGGTGCCATCTTCTGCCCACCCTGCTATGATGTGCGCTATGCACCCAGCTGTGCCAAGTGCAAGAAGAAGATCACAGGC GAGATCATGCATGCCCTAAAGATGACCTGGCACGTGCACTGCTTCACCTGTGCGGCCTGCAAGACGCCCATTCGGAACAGGGCCTTCTACATGGAGGAAGGCGCACCCTACTGCGAGCGAG ACTATGAGAAGATGTTTGGCACAAAATGCCGGGGCTGTGACTTCAAGATCGACGCAGGGGACCGCTTCCTGGAGGCGCTGGGCTTCAGCTGGCATGACACTTGCTTTGTGTGTGCG ATATGCCAGATCAACCTGGAAGGAAAGACTTTCTACTCCAAGAAGGACAAGCCCCTCTGCAAGAGCCACGCCTTCTCCCACGTGTGA
- the PDLIM7 gene encoding PDZ and LIM domain protein 7 isoform X11, producing MERMPGALRTLKPRTRFVPVGSASAWVSAGPSRLRANRRRQPLRPLAPDASKQRLMEDTEDWRPRPGTGQSRSFRILAHLTGTEFMQDPDEEHLKKSRSCSQVPRTEAPAPASATPQEPWPALAGPTAPSPTSRPPWAVDPAFAERYAPDKTSTVLTRHSQPATPTPLQNRTSIVQAAAGGATGAGGGNNGKTPVCHHCHKVIRGRYLVALGHAYHPEEFVCSQCGKVLEEGGFFEEKGAIFCPPCYDVRYAPSCAKCKKKITGEIMHALKMTWHVHCFTCAACKTPIRNRAFYMEEGAPYCERDYEKMFGTKCRGCDFKIDAGDRFLEALGFSWHDTCFVCAICQINLEGKTFYSKKDKPLCKSHAFSHV from the exons ATGGAGAGAATGCCGGGGGCCTTACGCACATTGAAGCCCAGAACAAGATTCGTGCCTGTGGGGAGCGCCTCAGCCTGGGTCTCAGCAG ggCCCAGCCGGCTCAGAGCAAACCGCAGAAG ACAGCCCCTCCGGCCGCTGGCCCCAGACGCCAGCAAGCAGCGGCTGATGGAGGACACAGAGGACTGGCGGCCTCGGCCCGGGACAGGCCAGTCCCGTTCCTTCCGCATCCTTGCCCACCTCACGGGCACCGAGTTCA TGCAAGACCCGGATGAGGAGCACCTGAAGAAGTCAAG ATCTTGCAGCCAGGTGCCCAGGACagaagccccagccccagcctcagctACACCCCAGGAACCCTGGCCTG CCCTGGCAGGCCCTACCGCCCCCAGTCCCACTAGCCGCCCACCCTGGGCTGTGGACCCCGCATTTGCTGAGCGCTACGCCCCGGACAAGACGAGCACGGTGCTGACCCggcacagccagccagccacgCCCACGCCTCTGCAGAACCGCACCTCCATCGTGCAGGCGGCCGCTGGAGGGGCCACGGGAGCAGGCGGTGGCAACAATGGCAAGACTCCTGTGTGCCACCATTGCCACAAGGTCATCCG GGGCCGCTACCTGGTTGCGCTGGGCCATGCATACCACCCCGAGGAATTTGTGTGCAGCCAGTGTGGGAAGGTCCTGGAAGAGGGCGGTTTCTTTGAGGAGAAGGGTGCCATCTTCTGCCCACCCTGCTATGATGTGCGCTATGCACCCAGCTGTGCCAAGTGCAAGAAGAAGATCACAGGC GAGATCATGCATGCCCTAAAGATGACCTGGCACGTGCACTGCTTCACCTGTGCGGCCTGCAAGACGCCCATTCGGAACAGGGCCTTCTACATGGAGGAAGGCGCACCCTACTGCGAGCGAG ACTATGAGAAGATGTTTGGCACAAAATGCCGGGGCTGTGACTTCAAGATCGACGCAGGGGACCGCTTCCTGGAGGCGCTGGGCTTCAGCTGGCATGACACTTGCTTTGTGTGTGCG ATATGCCAGATCAACCTGGAAGGAAAGACTTTCTACTCCAAGAAGGACAAGCCCCTCTGCAAGAGCCACGCCTTCTCCCACGTGTGA
- the PDLIM7 gene encoding PDZ and LIM domain protein 7 isoform X10, translated as MERMPGALRTLKPRTRFVPVGSASAWVSAGPSRLRANRRRCRPLTSQQPLRPLAPDASKQRLMEDTEDWRPRPGTGQSRSFRILAHLTGTEFMQDPDEEHLKKSRSCSQVPRTEAPAPASATPQEPWPALAGPTAPSPTSRPPWAVDPAFAERYAPDKTSTVLTRHSQPATPTPLQNRTSIVQAAAGGATGAGGGNNGKTPVCHHCHKVIRGRYLVALGHAYHPEEFVCSQCGKVLEEGGFFEEKGAIFCPPCYDVRYAPSCAKCKKKITGEIMHALKMTWHVHCFTCAACKTPIRNRAFYMEEGAPYCERDYEKMFGTKCRGCDFKIDAGDRFLEALGFSWHDTCFVCAICQINLEGKTFYSKKDKPLCKSHAFSHV; from the exons ATGGAGAGAATGCCGGGGGCCTTACGCACATTGAAGCCCAGAACAAGATTCGTGCCTGTGGGGAGCGCCTCAGCCTGGGTCTCAGCAG ggCCCAGCCGGCTCAGAGCAAACCGCAGAAG GTGCAGACCCCTGACAAGTCA ACAGCCCCTCCGGCCGCTGGCCCCAGACGCCAGCAAGCAGCGGCTGATGGAGGACACAGAGGACTGGCGGCCTCGGCCCGGGACAGGCCAGTCCCGTTCCTTCCGCATCCTTGCCCACCTCACGGGCACCGAGTTCA TGCAAGACCCGGATGAGGAGCACCTGAAGAAGTCAAG ATCTTGCAGCCAGGTGCCCAGGACagaagccccagccccagcctcagctACACCCCAGGAACCCTGGCCTG CCCTGGCAGGCCCTACCGCCCCCAGTCCCACTAGCCGCCCACCCTGGGCTGTGGACCCCGCATTTGCTGAGCGCTACGCCCCGGACAAGACGAGCACGGTGCTGACCCggcacagccagccagccacgCCCACGCCTCTGCAGAACCGCACCTCCATCGTGCAGGCGGCCGCTGGAGGGGCCACGGGAGCAGGCGGTGGCAACAATGGCAAGACTCCTGTGTGCCACCATTGCCACAAGGTCATCCG GGGCCGCTACCTGGTTGCGCTGGGCCATGCATACCACCCCGAGGAATTTGTGTGCAGCCAGTGTGGGAAGGTCCTGGAAGAGGGCGGTTTCTTTGAGGAGAAGGGTGCCATCTTCTGCCCACCCTGCTATGATGTGCGCTATGCACCCAGCTGTGCCAAGTGCAAGAAGAAGATCACAGGC GAGATCATGCATGCCCTAAAGATGACCTGGCACGTGCACTGCTTCACCTGTGCGGCCTGCAAGACGCCCATTCGGAACAGGGCCTTCTACATGGAGGAAGGCGCACCCTACTGCGAGCGAG ACTATGAGAAGATGTTTGGCACAAAATGCCGGGGCTGTGACTTCAAGATCGACGCAGGGGACCGCTTCCTGGAGGCGCTGGGCTTCAGCTGGCATGACACTTGCTTTGTGTGTGCG ATATGCCAGATCAACCTGGAAGGAAAGACTTTCTACTCCAAGAAGGACAAGCCCCTCTGCAAGAGCCACGCCTTCTCCCACGTGTGA
- the PDLIM7 gene encoding PDZ and LIM domain protein 7 isoform X12 — protein sequence MESFKVVLEGPAPWGFRLQGGKDFNVPLSISRLTPGGKAAQAGVAVGDWVLSIDGENAGGLTHIEAQNKIRACGERLSLGLSRAQPAQSKPQKALAPAADPPRYTFAPSASLNKTARPFGAPLPADSALQQNGQPLRPLAPDASKQRLMEDTEDWRPRPGTGQSRSFRILAHLTGTEFMQDPDEEHLKKSREKYVLELQSPRYTRLRDWHHQRSAHVLNVQS from the exons ATGGAGTCCTTCAAGGTGGTGCTGGAGGGGCCAGCACCTTGGGGCTTTCGGCTGCAGGGGGGCAAGGACTTCAATGTGCCCCTCTCCATCTCCAGG CTCACTCCTGGAGGCAAAGCTGCACAGGCCGGTGTGGCTGTGGGTGACTGGGTGCTAAGCATCGATGGAGAGAATGCCGGGGGCCTTACGCACATTGAAGCCCAGAACAAGATTCGTGCCTGTGGGGAGCGCCTCAGCCTGGGTCTCAGCAG ggCCCAGCCGGCTCAGAGCAAACCGCAGAAG GCCCTGGCCCCTGCCGCGGACCCCCCGCGGTACACCTTTGCACCCAGCGCCTCCCTCAACAAGACGGCCCGGCCCTTCGGGGCGCCCCTGCCCGCTGACAGCGCCCTGCAGCAGAATGG ACAGCCCCTCCGGCCGCTGGCCCCAGACGCCAGCAAGCAGCGGCTGATGGAGGACACAGAGGACTGGCGGCCTCGGCCCGGGACAGGCCAGTCCCGTTCCTTCCGCATCCTTGCCCACCTCACGGGCACCGAGTTCA TGCAAGACCCGGATGAGGAGCACCTGAAGAAGTCAAG ggAAAAGTATGTCCTGGAGCTGCAGAGCCCACGCTACACCCGCCTCCGGGACTGGCACCACCAGCGCTCTGCCCACGTGCTCAACGTGCAGTCGTAG